ATCAGCCTCAGCTCCCGGCTGCGAGAGTGCCGGTCCCTACGCAGCCTCGCTGGATGCATGGTGACAGCGGAGCGAGGGCTGGGGGCCATTCCCCCGCGCCTCGGAGCACGgccactgctgcagctccaaGGTGGTCCGTGGTACCCAGGTGATGAGCAAGTGCCAAACGACCACGGTGCGATTTGGTGACTCATGGCGCACCCAGGGCTTGCAGACACCGTGTCTGCTACCCCAGCTGCAAGCGGGGTGCACTTGTGAGTCATGAGCCACGGCAGAGCGCCCAGCCACGGGACACTGCCGGCGCTGGGTGTAGCGACCTGCGGGGGCAGCTGATTTTTAGGCattatcttttttaaatatgcactCGGTGCCCTTGCTGTGCAGCTGGCCAGCCTTTACCTGCACAGGCATAAGGGGACATGAAATATAGTGCAAGTCTCTAATCGCTCTGAGTTTCCTGTATCAGCGGCAGCTTTTTGTGCACCCAACATGAACTCTGGCCACACGGCCCCCCGCAGAAAGGGTTCAGTTCTCACTCAAGCCGAAAGAAAGACCTGCATGCACACTGACCACAGGCACTGGGGTGGAAAGGAACTAAAAAAATACCACTGCTGAACTTCAGTTGTTTGACAGCAGCTCCATGCATCAGCAACGGTCTGAGCATATATTGCAAATACACATCTTCTTGTGGTGAACTATAATTTAAggagttgttttttcttcttttcaggtAGCTGGGAAGGCCATCAGGGCTTCctccagcacaggcacagcctaGGACTGCAGGTCTCTTGAGATCCTCCCCAAAGACAGGGAGCTCACCATGGGTGACAGGGCATGGAAAGGCATCCCGGAGCTCTTGGGGATGGGGGTTAATTGCTTTCTTAAATTAGCAACTAAATctgatgctggggggggggggatgacCCGAGGCTCCTTTGGTAGCTCCGAGCAGCGCTGCGGAGGCCTGGCCCGCTCCATGCTCTCCTTGACCCACGAGCAGCTCGTCAGCGTCCCCTTGCcaccctttccctcccccacttcctcctgctcttgcaTTACCCCTCCAATGTGCCAGCACTGCTATTTTTGTAGTCAAAACAAGATTGCTGGAAAAATAACCTGCAAGAGGCAGGGTGAGGTTTGTCTCCAGCGGTTTAAGCTCTGGCGGTTTAAGCAGCGCTGCTGGCTGAGCAGAGCGTGAGCTCTGCACTGGGGACCAGGGGATGCCCATGAGGGGTCAGGGTGGTCTCTTCATGGGTGACAGCAGAGCGGGAACAATAATCCCctctgcaaagtgctttgagatgTGAGCTGGAAACGGATGAGGACCTTATTATGCATCCCAGACAGCACTGCCCGCGCCGGCCCACGCCACCAGCCACATTTGGCAGCCGACACAGCGGGCAGCACATCTCTCACCCAAAAAATCTGCTTTGCCCTTCTCCCCTGACACACAGGGCTGGTAGGTGTGCGTCGCTCCCAGGACAGCCGTCAGCCCACCCTCAGTGCTCGGCTCAGACACTGATTCAACAAGGTGTCTGGGCGCGTGTCTAACCCTAGGGCCCCCGCAGTCAATGGAGGTATTCACAGCCCGAAGCTCAGGATGTGAGTAAGCGCCCTGCTCGGCAGAGCCGGCGGGGACCTGCGGCCGCCTCCCAGCCGGCACCGCTGGCGTTTGCTCTCGCACACGCTAccctctgcccagccagctcccgtCTCCGTCACCTCTGTCAGACGCCGTGGCTTTCTGGCTGGCCTgactttctctctctgcttttgtttttttgctcttgtctttgccttttttcctgtcctgcGGGGAGAGATGTTTCCATAGTTAGGCTGTGTTGAAATTCACTGCCCGCATTCAGTCCCGTGACAGCCGTCGCCATCTGGGTTCTGTCACTGGGATTGAAAGGGCAAACGAAAGGGGTGAGGGGAAGCAGGAGCAGAGTGGCggggctgctcagagcagagcatCCAGGAAATTGAAAGTGTTGGTACAGCCGATGCGTGTTGccatgcagagagagagagagcatcAAAGGAAGCACGAGTGGTTGCTTTCACATTCTCAGATGGAAAAATAAGCTCATCTATTTTCTTACGCTTGGTCTATAAAAAGTAGCAGTACGCATCGCTAATATCAACATTAAGTAACGATACCAGCAGTGATGGGTGGTACTTAAGCAGGATTATTTCAGCCCCATTTTATGGAGGGGAGAACTGAGGGATGGACAGGAGGGATGCctgggccagctgcagcacaggacGTGCTGAACCCCAGCCTGCCCGGCCCTGGCAGCCCTGCCTCACCACCCTGTCCCAGGACACGCTCCTTACCTTCTCCTCCAGACTTGGTAGCTGCAGCGGCTGCTCAGTGATCAGGATCCCAAAGTCACACACGGTTGCCACCAGGTCCTCGGTGGCCAGCAGGGTCTCCAGGGTCACCCTCCCGGTGCCCAGGGTCCTCCGAATAGGAGGATCGCTGCGGAGTTCACATGACgacttctttttctgcttgtccCTGGGCACAGGAACCTTCAGGGCACCAGCACGGGGACAAGCCTCAGCAGAGGGTTGGGGTCCCTTTATCAGACAGCAAGCAACCCCGGCCAGCCCCTTGCATTCAGACCAAGATGCGTGTAAAAccactgctgccttcctgccacAGCAGGGGGACACTTTGGCAAGAGGTCTGGGATGGAGGGGAGATTCTCTGACACACCAAACTGGCCCAGGAGAAGGGCCCTCATTCCCCCATCATTATTTTTGCAGCTCAGGCGGTGTTTGGACACCGTTCTCTCCCAGCATCGTACCTTGGCACTGTCCTTCTGCAGCCCCCGACTTGCCTTCCCCTTCAtgactgcattttcttctgggtCAGCCTCAACAGGCCATGAGAGCACCTGCCCAGAGagaggagctggtgctgcaggggctgggacgCCTGAAAACCCCGGTCCAGGGTCATTGGCATCCCGGGCTGCCTCCAAGAGGGAACACAATACCACTGCTGGGTCTCCCAGCAGCTCTTTCCCCTTTTATCCAGCTCTGCCATACACTCACCTTCTCCTCCATGACCGAGACGATCGTTCCAGACGCCAGGTAGGACTTCAGCCCCACTAAGTCCTTGGCAGTGTGCTCCTTCCTGTAGCTGCAGTCGATGGTGTTTGCCCAGGGCTTTCCAGGGGTGACAAATACCTTTGCTGTGCAGGGACACAAAAAAGCTCTGAGGAGAGACCTCTCCCTCCCAAGGACAGAAAGGAGCCCTGGGACATGAGCAGTGCCAATTCTTTACCCATTGGTCTCGGTAACAGCCCAGCTGCAGGCGATGCTGTGAGGGATCTCCCAATGCCACCACATGCCAGGAAGAGCCATAAACCTGCCCTgagcagtggggcaggggaTTTAGAATTCCTCATTACCAGAGTGGGCGTTGGGCTCCTCCATGGCTGCAGGCTCCTGCTGGCCCTTTGCTTCCCTTGTGTCCTGAGCAGAGCTGTCCACATCCAGGGTGGCCACCACGGGACGCTGATGGATATTTGTTACCTGGAACAGAGAGGGATCTCTTGGCAGGGCACATCTAGCTGTGTTTGCATCAAGACCAGGGGTCAGAGCTGCCTCTGAAATCCCATTCCCCAGCCCACCCTCATCATGGGAAGAAGGGGCACCAGCGCCGGGGAAGGGGTCTGCCGCAGTCAGCGGGAGGGGGGCTGTGAATGCACTCCCACATGCAGAGTGGTGCTGGGCTCCCCGAGAGGGACAGGGAATGTGGCCAGAAGGGACTCGTCCTGCCAGATGTGACCATGCGTGAATTCTGTCCCTGGTACCGCTGCTGCCCACACCAGGTCCATTATGAAGGGTCTCGCTCCTGGAGGTGAAGTCCCCCTTGCCACTGCCTTTTGCTTTCAGGAGCTCAGTTGAGCACAAACCTCAGTGCTGCTGCCGTCCTCGATCTCTTCTACCTGTGCAAACTCGTACGTCACACAGTAGCTGTAGGTGATCACCGGAGCCTCGGAGCCAACCTCCAGCTGCTGACGAGCGCTGGGATCAGGGACTCCCTTGATTTCCCCAATGCTCACAACCACTCGCGCTTCGCTCTTTATCAGCTCTAAAAGGAAGACAATCTTGCTGTGAAGCTGCAGCGTGCTCCTTCCAGAGCGAAGAAGGTGTAGAGCAGCCGGACCTCCAGCACGCCGTGTCCCCACCACTGggcatccctccctgccaccctgtGCTATCGCTGTGACAAGCCACTGCCACATGGGGTCACTCCAAAGCCACGCAAACATCTTTCTTCGGTCGCTTTGACTCCCTCGTTAACATTTTAGACTCCAAAGAGCACATCCAGCCCATAAACTCATTGAGTAGGGGGCCATCAAGAGGGGCTTCCCACCCCCGGGTGTCCCCAGGCCCCTGCCCTCGTCCCAGCTGGGGATGTGCCACGCTGCAGAGGTGGCACCGCTTCGTGCTGGCAGCGCAGCACGCACGTGAGCATCTTCCCCAGTGGAGATGCTCCTCGTTCAGCAGCTCGAGAGGGAAATGCACCGCCTGAAACCAGGCGGTGTCTAGAAAGCAAAGATGGGAGCAAGCCATGGCAGAGAGGCAGTGCTAGGATTAAGTTGTTCCGGCAATCTTTGGACCTGGTTAAGGCTAAAATTACCTCGATTGTAATTACACTGCTGCAGGGTGCTCTGCCTGTCTCCCCATTTGTACTGGTGGGGTGAAAGGGCACAGAGAAAGATCTCTGTTTGAGGAGAAGCAAGAAGGAAGTCAAACTGGATCCGGAGTTTGCCCTGAGGACTCCTAGCTCAACCACAGTGAAACCACCTCCCGAATCACGGGGTCAGCATGGGCAGGTTCAAAGGTAAAGGCTCACCTGGCTGCCTCGCTAAACCATGGAACTGGTGCCTCTCGTCAGGCCCTATGTGGATGTCATCAAGGATGGAGAGCTTGGGCAGGCTGTCCACGAGGAAGCCTCTGTAAGTGGGAATGAGAGCCAGCGGGTTCCCTTGGAGCACCAGGACACGGAGCTTCTGCAGACTGCACAGCTGGGAGACCAGCCCCAGCAGATTCGTGAAGTTGTTAAAGCTCAGGTCAAGGGAGACAAGATTTGGCCTAAGGAGAGGACCCAGAGAAAAAGGTTAGGCAAACAGCATCCATCTGAGGACAGAGAGCTACTTCCCTGggtcaaaaaaataaacaaaaattatgttTCACCAGCACGAACTGGGTCAAACTGGGGAATCCAATGGTACAATCTCAAGAGACCAGTTCCAAGTTTCTGAGCCATATGGTCCATTGCCAGTCTGCCCCACAACTCAAAACCATGTTCCTTTAGCATCCATTAACCATCCCACTGCATCATTCAGTGATGCAGCCTAAGCTTTAGATCCTTCCCAGGGCAGACCCAGCAGGGGCTTTGGGAAGGGCATGGAAAAAGGAAGCTGCCCAGGGACATGGGAACTGCAGTGCCAGGGTGTCAAGGCAGTTCCCCAGGTGATCTCCTCATTCCACACCTTAGCCACAGGTCAAGACACCCTCTAAGCACGAGACAGAAGACAGCGAACAGAGACAGAGTGCTCTGCACAGGTGTTGGACACAGAGCAAAGAAACAACTCTGCTGAAGGGCTGTAATTTCTTGACATGGGCCACCTTGATGGCTTGAGGTCATCTGTTCACATCTGCCAACCTCCCTTTCAGGAGCCCACGTTCAGCCTGCGGTGTTACCAGAAGTCCGCAGTGAGGTAGTTGTCCTGCGAAGGACCACACAGCCTGTTGTATCCCAGCCCCAAATGCTGCAGCTCCGGAGGAGGCTGAGCGCACAGGTCCTGCAGATCAGCCACAGCGTTACAGCAGAGCTCCAGGACCTGCCCGGAACAGAGGGAACAACAAACACCTTTTGCAATGAGCTATTCCTGGCAATCCCTCGAGCTGCTCGGCTCATGCCCTGTTCCCAGATGGGACCTCCCTCCCCGTCCTGCTGTCGCAAGGCATCGCTCGCTCACCTTCAGCATCCGCGGCAGGTTGGCTGAGGTTATCCTGCTGATCTGGTTGGCACTGAGGAtgagctcctccagctgctgtaaCTGCAACAGACCCTCGTCGACCTCGTCCACCTGCAGAGAGTTGGGTTTGGCCAACGTGTCCCTGAGCCACCTCTTGcccaagtgtcctggttttggctgggatagagttaattttcttcctagcagcaggcacagtgctgtgttttggatttagtaggagaagaatgttgataacatgctgatgtttttagttgttgctgagtactgcttatgctagtcaaggacgtttcagcttcccatgctctgccaggtgcacaagaaactgggagggggcacagccagaatagttgatccaaactgaccaaagggctattccataccgtatgatgtcatgctcagtatataaactgggggggggtggccagggagcagcgattgctgctcgggaactgtctgggtatcggtcggcgggtggtgagcaattgcattgtgcatcacttgcttcgtgtatcattattatcattattatactgttactattagcattactattttactttatttcaattattaaactgttcttatctcaccccaggagtgtttctcactcttactcctccgattctctcccccatcccatcggggtagggggagtgagcgagcggctgcgtggtgcttagttgctggctggggctaaaccatgacaccaagGTGACGTGGACACGTAGTGTCGATCCATGTGACAGACGTGGACAGATTAGTGCAACGCGCTGGGTGGGGGGGACAGCAGCTCCACCCCAGCTGCAACAGCGGCATCCAGGAAGACCCTGGGATGGGGAAGGTGTCCTTTTCCCAGGATGTTTTCCCTCTCAGCAGGAACATGTGGTTTTCTTGCCTGGAGATGGGTAGCTTTACAGTCCCCAGCAGCTGCACTTACTCCCTTGCCAATGATCCGCAGGGACCTGAAGACCTGGAAGACATTGGAGCCGCGGACGAGCTCTGGTGTCAGCACGGCCATTTCCCGCAGGTGCTGGTCCTGGGGGCTGCAGTCCGGAGGCAGGGCCCAGGGGCTGTGCCGGTCGCTCAGCAGCTCCATCAGCGCCTCGGGGCTCTCCTCACCCAGCGGcgcagcctcctcctgcccagctgggtctgcccccagccccagccggcCTCCGCAGGGCCTCGTGTGTGCATCAAAGCGAGACTTGTtctgcagagagggagagaggagaggcagtGACCGCCCTGCAGACCCCAGAGCCCCCACCACATCTGTGCCCCCACCGCCCCTTACCCAGCTGCCAAGGCCGCAGGGGAAGTCCTGCAGACCCAGGCGCCGCAGGTGCTCCCGAAAAGCAGCCGAGACACTGCAGCGGCTGGGTCCTGCCATCCAGCCCCGGCAGGGAATTCCCTGGCTCAGCGGCAAGCGTCCCTGTCGCTAGGAGATGACGGGGCTGCAGATACGCAGATGCCCGGAGGACCAGGCTCGCACTCAGGGCTCTGGAGCAAGCTCGGGACAGCACCAAGCTCCTCAGGCTGGGAATAAATCCTTGGCTTTTCTGGATCTCCCCCTGGGCTCTgggggctgctccccaccacGGAAAGAGCAGGTGGCCTCGTGCAGTGTTTGCAGTGTCAGCCCTGTGCCCTGGCCTAGGACCTGTGGCATGGCATTTGCCATTTTACTTATCTACATCCTGAGTGTCACTCAAGTTTCGGGGAGGAAGCAGTCAGGTTCTCAGATAGCTGTAAAAGCACTGCTGTTCACTCGCATGGAGGGTACTGCCGCCACAGCAGCGTAAGGCCATCGGAAAACAAAGTTCACAGCTAAAAATACCGGCTCCTACACTTGGAAAAAGTACATGAGCCCCAGGTACTGAAGCCACAGCTCTGTGTCAGGTCAGATTCAGGTCTCCGCACTCTGaggtttatttgctttttccagcaATAGTTGTTGAGGCAATGTCTACAAATTCCATTTTAGAGAGCCTACAGAGCAGCCTGTGTCAGCAAAACTTCACCAAATGAATTGCAGACGCGCTGAGGCATCTGGTGGTTACGTGGTGGAAAGCTGAGCTTCCACTCAGGTTGGGTTTTACAGGACGGATGCCAGTCTGCTCCCTTATCAGCTCAGCAGTTTATCACAGCTGTGTACAGATAGGAAAAGATGTGCAGAGCATGCACATGCCGAGAGATAGTAGCATACCATGGATTGGAATAACCAGGCAAACTGCTATCCTTGGCTCAGTAGAAAATGAACTCAAATCTTctaaaaatctttgaaaaagcATTACCAGTGGTTGAATCGTGTTTTGTGGAACAGCCAAGACGTAAGAATGCTGCTTCTCTTATTTGTATCACTGTTACAAATAACTGGGCCCCATTGCCATCGGTGCTGCACAGAGATGTTCCCTGCTCTTGGAGGAAGACCAGCTGCGATTCCTTGTCCGTCCTTCCTGGCTGTACCCATCTGGGGCAGCTGGAAGGGGACTGGCAGTGCCCGGCACCCAGCGGACTCCTGTGTGTGCAAGCTGACGCACCTTCCACACATCTGGCAATGCACTGTGGGGCACTAACCAGCTgcatctctctgcttttttggtGCTTCCAAAGAAGCAACCCTCCAAGATCACCCTTCTACCTTGAAAGGAGCCATCTGTACCCATCATTGTCTTTGTAGGGATGTTCCTAAAGACCACCCTGCACAAAGAAACATCTCTCTCTCCATTTTACccccaaataataataaaaacctcaaacaaaaaaagcgCCTGACAGAACTGTCCTTTCCTGGTTCTTCTCCACCACTCTGCTGTACTGTCTGCTGCCTCACGCCACAGGCCATGATAACTCATTCTCCTTCTTTGCATTATTTAGCACCTGGGAACATGGGTCGTGCAAGAAGAAATGCATCCCTGTGGGATGGCTGCATCCCTCTGCTTGGTTTCCCGGGGCTCCCTCGCAGCACGTGGCGGAACCCCGTTCAATTTGTGACTCACCATTATTGTGGCTTCAAGCAAACAACTGAGGCCTGAACTTACAGGTTGGTAGGACCTGAGTGCAACATGGGACAGGGGAAATGTCCATTCCCATTTCAATCCTGGGGAATCAGTTCAGCCCGGAAAACAGTCCTTGCACCAGTCCCAGGCACTTCAGAGGAGTTCACGCGCACAccaagctttttattttcagagacagATTATTGCACGTGGAAAAGAGACGTGATTATTTTGACACCAAGCTGTTGTTTCTTGGAAGTTTTCTGGTGACTTGACAAATGTTCATCTTTCAATCTATCACTGCCTTTCAGGCATGTCTTTTATCACAGAGGTGGGAAGCACAAGtgtgtttgcattttcacaAAGGCATGCTCATAGGGGTTTCCTCTGCCCTCCTTTCTGGCCTAAACTATCAGCAATTCTGCAGGTCCTCATCTGATCACAGCCTCATAGTTGTAAATCCTAGgaacaatttttctgttttggtatGTATGAGAATTTCCTGCATTTCGCTACTGGAAATGGCAAATAGCCTCAGGGGAGTTAGAGAGAAGGGTGGCAGAGATGGGGAGGCAGGATCCTGGACATCCTCTGCTGGGTTATGTGAGGGGGTCACACCCCGGGGACAGGGCCATACAGACATCCAGGAAAAGAATATATATGTTGACCTGGAGGCCTGCATACAAGCCCCTCACGGCTTTTTCGCTGCCAGCGTTAGCCCACTCTTACACTGACCCTGCAGGAGAAGGTTGCTGGCTTTGGGCACCAATGATTGCTTGTGTGCTCCAAccatggtttttaaaaaaacaacagagtTTATGTTCTAAAATCCTACATTTTGGAGAGGCCAAGGATTTAGACGGGATGTCTAAGCCAAGCATCCTGAACTCCTAGTCAAATAGACGATACAGGACACCATATGTGTCAGTCTGAAACTGCATCTAGATCACAATCAGTGAAGACGCATTTGAACCAATTTTTGATGtaatctttcaaaaaagaaaaaaccccaaactatcacccgcaaaaaaaaaacccatggagGAGCCACTGACGCAAAACTCCACGGTGCTTAAATGCAGCTTGGCTGTCCACACCTACAGCACTCCGGGCAACAAGCAGCTTGAACGCCAACATCCAGCTAGCTTTTGCCCAAGCCGGCTGCTCTCCAAGCCCGCCATGAAACGCCAAACAGGTGGGTGCGACTTAACCTTGCTATGCGTTGTAAGGTTGCACTGATTGATGTGCATCGCTAGCTCAGCCACTTAATGTCTATATGCTTTAGAAATTTAGCACGCTGCACAAACCCAGGAAGTTTTGCAAAAATTATGTAGAGGCTTGAGGCTAATCattgtattctttcttttctttttttttttttctttctccatttgaaTGCAGAGATCAACAGGTTTGCaatctttctcttctgttctctgGTTCCTTTGGGCTCCTTGGcaccaacagccacctcagaagaaagcaaatctgctacaggacagagacagaagCTTTTTACTACCAGACTAAAGCCCTTAGCGTCAGTGATAGAAAAGAGAGCAACTACCTTGTTTAAAAACTACGTAAGTGTTCTATTTTGTGTTTACCATGTCTGTGTCTGTGGAGAAATCTCTTGAATTATTATGAAACACTAGAAAGAccatcagaaaagaaatatttgggtTAGAACCTAAAATAGTCTATTCCATACAAGAAGGAAAGCATTTACATTGCATTCTTTTAGGGCAGAGTTGGAGCAATGTCTAGGACAGCTGGGGAAAGCTTGGGCAACTTTGCCTGAGCTAACTGCTAGCTGTGATCTTCCAGACTAAATGCATTGCTCTTTCTCCATCTCCCAAGTCACACTGGGCTTGAAGCAGGCATCTTTTTGGATGAAACTGGTCAGATCACTGGAAACATGGAGAGAACTGCCTTGGTCTTTGGTCTGATCCTAGTACTAGAGCAGTCAGGAGCACTTCTGCCAAAAATCCTGCTCAGCCCTTCCATTCCTTGGAGATGGTAAAATGTGCACTGAACCTAAGTGTCAATATTTCAGACAAATTTCAATTCCTGGGAACGTGTTCCCAAGAGTACGTTGATAAAAATCAATGTAAACATTTCCCCTGAATTCATTCTTGAAATCAAAACCATCTCTGCTGAAACAGAGATGTTCCTGTCATCAAACTGATCACAATAACTGATGATGAAAATATTCTCAGGTCAAAGCAAATCTCTTGCATGAGTAAATTTTGCCCatatggcaaagaaaaaaaaaagatttagaaaagccaaaaccaaaaataagcAGGCTATTAAGATAGAAAATACTGCATGATCATAGCCACAGATAGTGTGCAATGCCTACTCGATAAAAGGAGCGGAGGTGTTAATAGAGCTAcgataacaataacaaaaaaccccaagcgTACACAACCTGAAAGATAGGTGTGTATGCGCCTAGACATTAAAACGTGAAGCGACTACCAGGAAAGATGTAAACTGAAAGATTCataatttctctctcctcttcctcccctacAGAACATGTGTAGCTCTGTAACGCCCCAAACTGCAAGCTGGCTAACTGCTGACTCCCAATCCAAAAACATGGTGAAGAAAATACCCGAATGCCCGGCTTTTGACGCAGATTGCTGCGCTTTCCACATTTTTTACAACATTTTGCAAAACCTGAGAAGCGATATCGAATTCATCTGTGGTATCAGTTTAACTCCGTCTGTCGATGCAAATATCTATCAGCTGAATGCGACATTGAGTGAACGAGCTGCGCTTTACACCTGCAAGAACAAGAACCTTCCAGAGACGGATCGCAGCCGGGTCCAGACGATGGAAACGACAGAGAAGATGACATACATCTGGCTGGTTTTACAGAAATATCAACAGTTTAtgcaaaatacaacaaaaacgTACGCTTCGGCAGAAATGTAATATgccaggatgaaaaaaaaacctttaagataCTAGAGACTTGGCTAAATGTGATCTATCAGTAGTTACGTGATCGGTTTGATGCCAGGAACAAAACTGATAATGTACTTGCTATTCTATATGTTATAACTATATAATCTagtttaatttaatatttaaaggaTGAAAGACTTAAGTTATTGattgtatttattataaaactatttatactgttttatttgcaaCAGCATACAAAAAGGATGGACTAATGTATGTCAGGGTGATTTAATTAACCAATCAAGACATAAAtaagcaaacaggaaagcattatttcagtaattttaatgttatttatatttttatcttgcaattatttttcaaaagaaaagttgGTTGTCAGTAGACTGATTTTGTACTTCTCTATCTGCTAGTGAATTGTATTTATGAATTTATATAATACatctatttttataaatttatttaagCAATTACatagtttatatatatttattcagatttttaacttttatattttaatactgaaagGGATGAATGATATATTTTCTACTTAGTAGGTGAATGGTTTTACTCATTTTCTGTCATATTTGGATAGAACCtggatttttattaaaatgagattaaataAAACTAATATTGCTGCATTCTCTTCTTACTATGTAATtcttttttacaattttttttttttttgcactgaaaacCTAGTGGTTTATTAAACAGCAAATTGAACTAGTTGTTTCTGGTCCTTATGTTAAAGATACTAGAAACAGCACACATCCTCCTTACCCACCCGTTTTTATTCAAAGACATgaagcagttttgtttcttaagttCTTAACTGGT
This sequence is a window from Pelecanus crispus isolate bPelCri1 chromosome 11, bPelCri1.pri, whole genome shotgun sequence. Protein-coding genes within it:
- the LRRC43 gene encoding leucine-rich repeat-containing protein 43, yielding MAGPSRCSVSAAFREHLRRLGLQDFPCGLGSWNKSRFDAHTRPCGGRLGLGADPAGQEEAAPLGEESPEALMELLSDRHSPWALPPDCSPQDQHLREMAVLTPELVRGSNVFQVFRSLRIIGKGVDEVDEGLLQLQQLEELILSANQISRITSANLPRMLKVLELCCNAVADLQDLCAQPPPELQHLGLGYNRLCGPSQDNYLTADFWPNLVSLDLSFNNFTNLLGLVSQLCSLQKLRVLVLQGNPLALIPTYRGFLVDSLPKLSILDDIHIGPDERHQFHGLARQPELIKSEARVVVSIGEIKGVPDPSARQQLEVGSEAPVITYSYCVTYEFAQVEEIEDGSSTEVTNIHQRPVVATLDVDSSAQDTREAKGQQEPAAMEEPNAHSAKVFVTPGKPWANTIDCSYRKEHTAKDLVGLKSYLASGTIVSVMEEKVLSWPVEADPEENAVMKGKASRGLQKDSAKVPVPRDKQKKKSSCELRSDPPIRRTLGTGRVTLETLLATEDLVATVCDFGILITEQPLQLPSLEEKVRSDRKKGKDKSKKTKAERESQASQKATASDRGKRKNKDSAELEEGRGLQPVPLTVQFQMQLLRWPSAAGTQSQESMAMAAGKTQ